From Rhineura floridana isolate rRhiFlo1 chromosome 5, rRhiFlo1.hap2, whole genome shotgun sequence, a single genomic window includes:
- the GPR45 gene encoding probable G-protein coupled receptor 45 — MGGFVSPKPVFCTVMACNKTPADIFIALNASTQLTDSSYTALPITLRILLAIIMVFMIAIGFLGNAIVCLIVYQKPAMRSAINLLLATLAFSDIMLSLFCMPFTAVTIVTMNWNFGAHFCRISAMLYWFFVLEGVSILLIISVDRFLIIVQHQDKLNPHRAKVMIAISWAFSFCISFPSVVGWTFVEVPSRAPQCVLGYTECPADRAYAVMLIVAVFFVPFSIMLYSYLCILNTVRRNTVRIHNHAESVCFSQVSKLGLMGLQKPHQMNIDMSFKTRAFTTILILFVGFSLCWLPHTVFSLMSVFSRKFYYSPSFYVTSTCVLWLSYLKSVFNPVIYCWRIKKFREACLEFMPKTFKIFPKVPGRTKRRIRPSTIYVCSEHQSTV, encoded by the coding sequence ATGGGGGGCTTTGTATCTCCAAaaccagtgttttgcactgtgaTGGCATGCAACAAGACTCCTGCAGACATTTTCATTGCTCTGAATGCAAGCACACAGCTCACAGACTCCAGTTATACAGCCCTGCCAATCACACTCAGGATACTATTGGCAATAATCATGGTATTCATGATTGCCATTGGATTCTTAGGCAATGCCATTGTTTGCCTCATTGTCTACCAAAAACCAGCCATGCGTTCAGCTATCAACCTGCTTTTAGCTACTTTGGCTTTCTCAGATATCATGCTGTCATTGTTCTGCATGCCTTTTACTGCAGTTACGATTGTTACGATGAACTGGAACTTTGGCGCTCACTTCTGCCGAATCTCAGCTATGCTCTACTGGTTCTTTGTCTTGGAAGGCGTATCTATACTCTTGATCATTAGCGTGGACCGATTCCTAATCATTGTCCAGCATCAAGACAAACTGAATCCTCACCGTGCCAAAGTCATGATTGCCATTTCCTGGGCCTTTTCCTTCTGCATCTCGTTCCCGTCAGTGGTTGGATGGACATTTGTCGAAGTCCCAAGCCGGGCTCCCCAGTGTGTCCTAGGATACACAGAGTGCCCTGCAGACAGAGCCTACGCCGTGATGCTAATTGTGGCTGTTTTCTTTGTTCCTTTCAGCATCATGCTGTACTCTTACCTTTGCATTCTGAACACTGTCCGTCGGAACACTGTCAGGATCCACAACCATGCCGAGAGTGTGTGTTTCAGTCAGGTGAGCAAGCTGGGCCTCATGGGGCTGCAAAAGCCTCATCAGATGAACATTGACATGAGCTTCAAGACGAGGGCCTTCACTACCATCCTCATCCTTTTTGTTGGCTTCTCTCTCTGTTGGCTTCCGCACACTGTATTTAGCCTGATGTCTGTGTTCAGCAGAAAGTTCTACTATAGCCCCTCTTTTTATGTCACCAGCACCTGCGTGTTGTGGTTGAGTTACCTCAAGTCAGTATTCAATCCTGTCATCTACTGTTGGAGAATCAAGAAATTCCGTGAGGCCTGTCTCGAGTTCATGCCAAAAACATTTAAGATCTTTCCTAAAGTGCCTGGACGAACGAAAAGGAGAATAAGGCCAAGCACAATATATGTCTGTAGTGAGCACCAATCTACTGTTTAG